In Hermetia illucens chromosome 1, iHerIll2.2.curated.20191125, whole genome shotgun sequence, one genomic interval encodes:
- the LOC119646752 gene encoding probable cytochrome P450 6a14 isoform X2: MDSLSIFLWCLISIVSVIFIYFRKKYSYWRDRGANYVEPTIPLGNLQFRRAHFKDFIVDIYQHKNETPFIGAYILAKPLVIATSLDFIQNILVKDFSNFHERGGYYNEVDDPLSAHMFAVDGEKWKFLRTKLSPTFTSGKMKFMFSTVVEVANRFNATLAEIVKPTGSELELLDLLARFTTDVIGSCAFGIECNSLKDPNSEFRYYGRKLFKDPKFSTALLLLILQYPDLARKLHVKLLQKDVSDFFLSTVRKTIDYREKNNVKRNDFMNFLIQMKNGQSIDDESSNQMRKLTIEEIAAQAFLFFAAGFETSSTTMAYSLYELALNPEIQEKARQEVKDVLAKHEGKLTYESVQEMTYIDQIISEALRKYPPVVFLNRKAARDYQIPNTKTIIEKGMEIMMPVYCIHHDPEIYPNPEVFDPDRFTPEQIRNRHPMSFLGFGDGPRNCVGLRFGRMQTRIGLITLLNNYRFRPSPKTAVPLMFDRNMAILTPKGGMHLAIEKI, translated from the exons ATGGATTCATTATCTATTTTTTTGTGGTGTTTGATTAGTATCGTGtcagtaatttttatttatttcaggaAAAAATACTCATATTGGAGAGATCGCGGGGCGAATTATGTTGAACCCACAATTCCGCTTGGAAATCTACAATTTCGGAGAGCACATTTTAAAGACTTTATCGTCGATATCTACCAGCATAAAAATGAAACCCCTTTCATCGGTGCTTACATACTGGCGAAACCACTTGTTATTGCAACAAGCCTCGATTTCATTCAGAATATCTTGGTGAAAGATTTCAGTAATTTCCACGAACGCGGAGGATACTACAATGAAGTGGATGACCCCCTGAGTGCCCACATGTTTGCCGTGGATGGtgagaaatggaaatttttacgAACGAAACTATCACCGACATTCACCTCCGGCAAGATGAAATTCATGTTCTCGACAGTTGTCGAGGTGGCAAATCGATTTAATGCCACCCTTGCAGAAATTGTTAAACCGACGGGATCGGAATTGGAGCTCCTAGATCTACTTGCCAGATTCACAACAGATGTGATTGGATCTTGTGCATTTGGAATAGAATGCAACAGTTTGAAAGACCCCAATTCAGAGTTCCGCTACTATGGAAGAAAACTTTTCAAAGACCCTAAATTCAGCACAGCATTACTTTTGTTAATTCTGCAGTATCCTGATTTAGCAAGGAAGTTACATGTAAAGCTGTTACAGAAAGATGTGAGTGATTTCTTCCTTAGTACAGTTCGTAAGACGATCGATTATCGGGAAAAAAATAATGTGAAACGCAATGACTTCATGAATTTCCTGATTCAAATGAAAAACGGCCAGAGTATAGATGATGAAAGCTCAAATCAGATGAGGAAACTAACAATAGAAGAAATTGCTGCACAAGCATTCTTATTTTTTGCTGCTGGATTTGAAACTTCTTCTACTACAATGGCATATTCCTTATATGAGTTGGCCTTGAATCCTGAGATTCAGGAAAAAGCCCGACAGGAAGTTAAGGATGTTTTGGCGAAACATGAAGGCAAATTGACATATGAGTCAGTCCAGGAAATGACATACATTGACCAAATAATAAGCG AGGCTCTTCGCAAATATCCACCGGTGGTATTTCTCAATAGAAAAGCTGCGAGAGATTATCAGATACCCAACACAAAAACAATTATTGAAAAAGGGATGGAAATAATGATGCCTGTTTATTGTATCCACCATGATCCCGAAATATATCCAAACCCCGAAGTTTTCGACCCGGATCGCTTCACGCCAGAGCAGATAAGAAATCGGCACCCAATGTCGTTCTTAGGATTCGGTGACGGTCCTAGGAATTGTGTAGGACTGCGTTTTGGACGCATGCAAACAAGGATTGGTTTAattactttattaaataattaccGATTTAGACCATCACCCAAAACTGCAGTCCCATTGATGTTTGACCGAAATATGGCAATACTCACTCCAAAAGGAGGAATGCATCTTGCAAtcgagaaaatttaa
- the LOC119661489 gene encoding cytochrome P450 6A1-like — MDLLILLWLVISVISTVILFFKKKYSYWKERGIEYVEPSFPLGNLSFGGNQLLDFIQNMYNHKQRGPLIGAYIIWNPVAVPTDLDLIQKILVKDFNSFHARGMYVNAEDDPLSANMFSLDGEKWKFIRSKLSPTFTSGKMKFMLPTVVDVAERFNEILGDIVKTQSVLEIKDLLARFTTDVIGSCAFGVECNSLKDPNAIFRYYGKKVIDEPHSSPLMQILAAHYPDLARKFHVRITAKDVEQFFIETVRKTVEYRERNNIRRNDFLDLLIQMNKDEDKNDGHSKKLEKLSLNVLAAQAFLFFLAGFETSSTTMMYSLYELALNSDIQNKARREINAVLANHDGKLSYEAMQEMIYIEQIINEALRKYPPVTFLIRKTARDYQLPHSKAVIEKGTEIFIPAYGVHHDPEIYPNPEIFDPERFSADEVKRRHPMSFLAFGDGPRNCVGLRFGKMQAKVGLIALIKNYQFAPCSKTSIRLTFDPLKAALTPKGGMFLDVQKVDRKII, encoded by the exons ATGGATCTGTTAATTCTATTGTGGTTGGTGATTAGTGTGATATCGACTGTTATTCTCTTCTTTAAAAAGAAATATTCATATTGGAAAGAACGTGGAATAGAATATGTGGAGCCCTCATTTCCTTTGGGAAACTTGTCATTTGGCGGAAATCAGCTACTTGATTTCATTCAGAATATGTACAACCATAAGCAAAGGGGTCCACTTATTGGAGCGTATATTATCTGGAATCCAGTCGCGGTACCCACCGATCTGGATCTTATTCAGAAAATTTTAGTGAAGGATTTTAATAGTTTCCATGCACGTGGGATGTATGTCAATGCAGAGGACGATCCCTTGTCCGCCAATATGTTTTCTTTGGATGGCGAGAAGTGGAAATTCATACGATCCAAATTATCGCCAACTTTCACATCCGGAAAAATGAAATTCATGCTCCCAACAGTTGTGGATGTAGCGGAACGATTCAATGAAATTCTTGGAGACATTGTGAAGACGCAATCAGTGTTAGAAATTAAAGACCTTTTGGCCAGATTCACCACCGACGTTATTGGATCTTGTGCTTTTGGTGTTGAATGCAATAGTCTAAAGGATCCCAATGCCATTTTTCGTTACTATGGGAAGAAGGTTATAGATGAGCCTCATTCTAGCCCACTTATGCAGATTTTAGCAGCGCACTATCCAGATTTAGCGCGAAAATTTCACGTTCGGATTACAGCAAAGGATGTGgaacaattttttattgaaacgGTACGAAAAACAGTTGAATATCGTGAGAGAAATAATATTCGACGCAATGATTTCTTGGATTTATTAATTCAAATGAATAAAGATGAAGATAAGAATGATGGACATTCTAAGAAGCTAGAGAAGCTTAGTTTAAATGTCCTGGCCGCACAAGCCTTTTTATTCTTTCTCGCTGGCTTCGAaacttcatccactaccatgatGTATTCTTTATATGAATTAGCCTTGAATTCTGATATTCAAAATAAGGCAAGACGAGAGATAAACGCTGTTTTAGCGAATCATGATGGCAAATTGTCGTACGAAGCAATGCAAGAAATGATATATATTGAACAAATAATAAACG aGGCGCTGCGAAAATATCCACCTGTCACATTCCTGATAAGGAAGACTGCCCGTGATTATCAACTACCTCATTCGAAAGCAGTGATCGAAAAAGGAACGGAGATATTTATTCCTGCATATGGAGTACATCATGACCCTGAAATATACCCAAATCCTGAAATATTTGATCCTGAGCGATTCTCAGCGGATGAAGTGAAACGCCGTCATCCAATGTCATTTCTAGCTTTCGGTGATGGACCCAGGAACTGTGTTGGATTACGTTTTGGAAAAATGCAAGCAAAAGTTGGTTTGATAGCTTTGATAAAAAATTATCAGTTTGCACCTTGCTCCAAAACTTCTATTCGCCTAACTTTTGATCCTCTGAAGGCAGCATTAACCCCAAAAGGGGGAATGTTTTTAGACGTTCAAAAAGTTGAcaggaaaattatataa